From the Saccharomyces paradoxus chromosome XIV, complete sequence genome, one window contains:
- the UBP10 gene encoding ubiquitin-specific protease UBP10 (Ubiquitin-specific protease, deubiquitinates Ub-protein moieties~similar to YNL186W), producing the protein MTTQESIKPLVDRILSNPLQFNAAMISNKSNNNDTSAAPENGSYIVIGKQHNNNSSSTAITATANSEQILDDNSMERPNGKNSSVPKSMAEALLLYTSKNSKNAADATATKKPAELSTELSTEPPSSASEDDREGKEEEEEIFHEARDYVEPRKASLKERGNIDEDVGEDVGEDVGEELSEELGSPLTTVDDLANENEKKKEEQKELSTSISGDDEEDEEDEDDMDYDSSAMEKELPEEEENDSTSTISEDEKKGLYQDLVENSTVKAKQYQPLNNDAKENKNGNERDEQEEEEEELKHKARSITPPITISNLSNFHQFNENINDHGSLNSTRIVKNWGDQFTNLKPRGLLNHGVTCYTNAAVQAMLHIPPIQHYLFDILLGKYDSTIPKNSVSYILAETSKKMWLPVSKNPRKNISASYINPKHLISRLDDINCMMSEWQQEDSHEYFMSLMSRLQEDSVPKGHKLIESIIYDIFGGLLKQIVTCKSCGSISKTEQPFYDLSLHLKGKKKLDPNPHLLGDSNNIISAANSNTTSNTAAQPSSSSSLSASLNNGSPAVAVSDLSSSNRRFSIEKSIKDFFNPELIKVDKEQKGYVCEKCHKTTNAVKHNSILRAPETLLVHLKKFRFNGTSSSKMKQAVSYPMFLDLTEYCESKDLPVKYQLLSVVVHEGRSLSSGHYIAHCKQPDGSWATYDDEYINIISERDVLKEPNAYYLLYTRLTPKSIPLPLAKSTMTTDDVTSKSKLEQAVNETNNRPLKINNRKNRKKWKKNKKRKSTK; encoded by the coding sequence ATGACCACTCAAGAATCGATCAAACCTTTGGTGGATAGAATTCTGTCAAACCCCCTGCAGTTTAATGCTGCAATGATCTCTAACAAATCgaataataatgatactTCCGCCGCACCGGAAAATGGCTCGTACATCGTGATAGGCAAACAGcataataacaatagcagTAGCACAGCTATTACTGCGACGGCTAACTCCGAGCAAATATTGGACGATAACTCGATGGAAAGGccaaatggaaaaaattctaGTGTCCCCAAATCTATGGCTGAAGCTTTATTGCTGTATACTTCtaaaaatagtaaaaatGCAGCCGATGCTACTGCTACCAAGAAGCCAGCCGAGCTTTCTACGGAGCTTTCTACGGAACCTCCCTCCTCTGCTTCGGAAGATGAcagagaaggaaaagaagaggaagaagaaatattccATGAAGCAAGAGATTATGTAGAACCTCGAAAAGCTAGTTTAAAGGAACGTGGTAACATTGATGAAGACGTTGGTGAAGACGTTGGTGAAGACGTAGGCGAAGAATTAAGTGAAGAATTAGGTTCTCCATTAACAACCGTTGATGACTTGgctaatgaaaatgaaaagaaaaaggaagaacaaaaggAGCTGTCTACTAGTATTAGCggcgatgatgaagaagacgaagagGACGAGGACGACATGGACTATGATTCTAGCGCTATGGAAAAAGAGCTTCCTGAAGAGGAGGAGAACGATTCCACCTCTACCATTTCCGAAGACGAAAAAAAGGGCTTATATCAAGATTTAGTAGAAAACAGCACAGTGAAAGCAAAACAGTACCAACCATTAAATAACGATgccaaagaaaacaaaaacggAAACGAAAGAGATGAgcaagaggaagaggaagaagaactaAAACATAAAGCAAGGTCCATCACCCCACCAATTACAATATCAAATCTATCAAACTTTCACCAATTCAAcgaaaatatcaatgacCATGGTTCCTTAAACTCTACTAGAATAGTTAAAAATTGGGGCGATCAATTCACGAATTTGAAACCTCGTGGCCTTTTGAACCATGGTGTCACTTGTTACACAAATGCGGCTGTACAAGCCATGTTACACATTCCTCCCATACAACATTATCTATTTGATATTCTACTGGGAAAATATGATAGCACCATTCCGAAAAATTCCGTTTCGTACATTTTAGCTGAAAcaagtaaaaaaatgtggTTACCAGTCTCAAAAAACCCTAGAAAGAACATTTCAGCTTCCTACATTAATCCAAAACACTTGATTTCCAGATTGGATGACATCAATTGTATGATGAGCGAATGGCAGCAAGAAGATTCACATGAGTACTTCATGTCTTTGATGTCAAGATTACAGGAAGATTCTGTCCCAAAAGGTCATAAACTTATAGAATCAATAATCTACGACATATTTGGCGGTCTTTTAAAGCAAATCGTTACTTGTAAATCTTGCGGCAGTATATCTAAAACAGAACAGCCCTTTTACGATTTATCGTTGCATTTGAAggggaagaaaaaacttgaTCCAAACCCTCATCTGTTGGGTGATAGCAATAACATTATTTCAGCCGCCAATTCTAATACCACCAGTAATACTGCTGCACAGCCgtcctcttcatcttctttgtcTGCCAGCTTAAACAACGGCTCACCGGCCGTCGCTGTCAGTGATTTAAGTTCGTCGAACCGTAGGTTTTCTATTGAGAAGTCAattaaagattttttcaatccCGAATTAATTAAGGTCGACAAGGAGCAAAAGGGTTACGTTTGTGAAAAGTGTCATAAGACCACAAACGCCGTAAAGCATAATTCAATTTTAAGAGCTCCTGAAACTTTGCTGGtacatttgaaaaaattcagattTAATGGCACATCCTCATCAAAAATGAAGCAAGCTGTATCGTATCCAATGTTTTTAGATCTGACAGAATACTGCGAAAGTAAAGATCTACCTGTCAAGTACCAATTATTAAGCGTGGTCGTTCATGAGGGTCGTTCTCTATCTTCAGGTCACTACATTGCCCACTGCAAGCAACCAGACGGAAGCTGGGCTACTTACGACGATgaatatattaatataatATCTGAAAGGGATGTATTAAAGGAACCTAATGCATATTACCTTTTGTACACGAGGCTAACCCCAAAGTCAATTCCATTGCCATTAGCAAAATCTACCATGACCACTGATGATGTTACCTCGAAGTCTAAACTAGAACAAGCGGTCAACGAAACAAATAATCGTCCATTGAAGATTAATAACAGgaaaaataggaaaaaatggaaaaaaaataaaaaaaggaagtccaccaaatga
- the PBR1 gene encoding putative oxidoreductase (oxidoreductase~similar to YNL181W), whose product MPLNIIGTALLDGTDKIPYFQTIKKVAPYVLGAGAIKYWSRGPSNTWERKLHGKVYLVTGATSQGMGTSVAYKMAELGAQLIILAREVDEWVTEWCEELREKTKNELIFVEKCDLSNLWEIRKFATSWLDNSPPRRLDGVIVMSGDMEPWGIPKISLPQRRSSKDGLELQIATNYVAIFHLLNLLQPSFKAQPPDRDVRIIIATCWLQVVGDINIEDPLWQNAKYKSALKFFASSKLQLGLSMMELQRRITEDIKNQKTNGTERTGKNVTITMVQPGTMRSNSLRRVISNGSVALLIIVYCILLYPILWLFTKSGRRGDQSFLYALMTPELEEINLKDPKTKYISDCSLVKFARKEFDDEELQKKLFENTERDILQLEKKVAAKRNANKKTEQGSKKKSQSKSRKDD is encoded by the coding sequence atgcCTTTGAATATTATTGGGACTGCTCTCCTAGATGGGACTGACAAAATTCCTTACTTTCAAACAATCAAAAAGGTGGCACCTTATGTACTAGGGGCTGGTGCCATTAAATATTGGTCAAGAGGACCATCTAATACATGGGAAAGGAAGTTGCACGGTAAAGTTTACTTGGTTACCGGCGCTACCTCTCAAGGAATGGGAACGTCTGTGGCGTATAAAATGGCGGAACTAGGCGCACAATTGATCATCTTGGCTAGGGAAGTAGATGAATGGGTTACTGAATGGTGCGAAGAATTACGTGAAAAGACTAAAAACGAGTTGATTTTTGTGGAAAAATGTGATTTGAGCAATTTGTGGGAGATTCGTAAATTCGCCACAAGTTGGTTGGACAATTCGCCACCTAGAAGGTTAGATGGTGTCATTGTCATGTCTGGTGATATGGAGCCATGGGGTATCCCGAAAATATCTTTACCACAGAGGAGGTCATCAAAGGATGGGCTGGAACTACAAATTGCTACAAACTATGTAGCAATTTTCCATCTTCTGAACCTATTACAACCTAGTTTCAAGGCTCAACCGCCTGATAGAGATGTAAGAATCATTATTGCTACATGCTGGTTACAAGTTGTTGGTGATATTAATATAGAAGATCCCTTGTGGCAAAATGCCAAATATAAAAGTGCTTTGAAGTTTTTCGCAAGCAGTAAGTTACAATTGGGACTGAGCATGATGGAATTGCAGAGAAGAATTACTGAAGACattaaaaatcaaaagacAAATGGCACTGAGAGAACAGGCAAAAATGTTACCATTACTATGGTCCAACCTGGTACTATGAGATCAAACAGCTTACGTCGCGTCATCAGTAATGGTTCAGTGGCATTGTTAATAATAGTGTACTGTATTCTGTTGTATCCTATATTGTGGCTGTTTACCAAGAGTGGTCGTCGTGGTGATCAAAGTTTCTTGTACGCGTTAATGACACCGGAGTTGGAGGAAATAAACTTAAAAGACCCGAAGACTAAGTACATCTCAGATTGTTCACTTGTAAAATTCGCTCGtaaagaatttgatgatgaggaattacaaaagaaactattCGAAAATACGGAAAGAGATATTTTacaattggaaaagaaagtagCGGCAAAGAGAAATGCCAATAAGAAAACGGAACAAGGTTCTAAGAAGAAGAGTC
- the MRPL19 gene encoding mitochondrial 54S ribosomal protein uL11m (Mitochondrial ribosomal protein of the large subunit~similar to YNL185C), whose protein sequence is MSQAAKNVIVKLIVGAGQAAPSPPVGPALGSKGIKAVDFCKEFNARSANYQPGVPVPVLITIKPDRTFTFEMKSPPTGYLLLKALKMEKGHGQPNVGTMFSSSAPAKGPTRVLGELSLKHVYEIAKIKKSDERHSLLEMEGIVKSIIGVAKSMGIKVVP, encoded by the coding sequence ATGTCACAGGCAGCAAAAAACGTGATAGTAAAGTTAATAGTGGGGGCAGGCCAAGCAGCACCATCACCTCCCGTGGGACCTGCATTGGGTTCCAAAGGTATCAAGGCCGTTGACTTTTGTAAAGAATTTAATGCAAGATCAGCAAACTATCAGCCAGGTGTACCGGTTCCAGTATTAATTACAATAAAACCTGATAGGACATTTACATTTGAAATGAAATCTCCGCCAACCGGATATTTGCTGTTAAAAGCTCTTAAAATGGAGAAGGGACATGGTCAACCGAACGTGGGTACAATGTTTAGTAGCAGTGCGCCCGCCAAGGGACCAACCCGTGTTTTGGGAGAATTATCACTGAAGCACGTTTACGAAATAgccaaaataaaaaagagcGATGAAAGACATAGTTTGTTGGAAATGGAAGGAATTGTTAAGTCCATAATTGGCGTTGCAAAAAGTATGGGTATTAAGGTTGTACCTTAA
- the IPI3 gene encoding chromatin-binding/pre-rRNA-processing protein IPI3 (Component of the Rix1 complex~similar to YNL182C): MDEQVIFTTNTSGTVASVHSFEQVNLRQCSTQSRNSCVQVGNKHLFIAQAQKALINVYNLSGSFKRESVEQRLPLPEILKCLEVVENTGVQYDRIQGINHNLPEFNLPYLLLGSTESGKLYIWELNSGFLLNVKPMAHYQSITKIKSILNGKYIITSGNDSRVIIWQTVDLVSSSNDDPKPICILHDHTLPVTDFQVSSSQGKFLSCTDTKLFTVSQDATIRCYDLSLIGSKKKQEANENDVSIGKAPVLLATFTTPNAIKSIVLDPADRACYIGTAEGCFSLDLFYKLKGNAIVNLLPSAGMNTVQKSRVFSLVQRNLVTSSGNQDLDALYAMGQLVCDNLLNSNVSCLEISMDGTLLLIGDTEGKVSIAEIYSKQIIRTIQTLTTSQASVGEVTNLLVNPYRLESGNLLFEGEPKDKQSSNSNGHNSMKIPNLQRVIFDGKNKGHLHDIWYQIGEPETETDPSLALPLNHFNAYLEQVKAQESIFTHIGKVSSDVKVIDNETNVTQSLDGIAAKDEEITELKANIEALTHAYKELRGMHEKLYEEHQQVLDKQ; this comes from the coding sequence ATGGATGAGCAAGTTATTTTTACAACAAATACCTCAGGGACGGTAGCTTCTGTACACTCGTTCGAACAGGTGAATTTAAGACAGTGCTCTACTCAATCAAGAAATAGTTGTGTCCAAGTAGGGAACAAACACTTATTCATTGCTCAAGCGCAAAAAGCATTAATCAATGTCTACAATTTGTCAGGTTCGTTCAAAAGAGAGTCTGTTGAACAGCGCTTACCATTACCTGAAATCCTCAAATGTCTAGAAGTAGTTGAAAATACTGGCGTGCAGTATGATAGAATTCAAGGTATCAACCATAATTTGCCAGAATTCAATCTTCCATATCTTTTACTTGGTTCAACCGAATCAGGTAAATTGTACATATGGGAGCTGAACTCAGGGTTTCTATTGAACGTAAAGCCTATGGCTCACTACCAAAGTATCACCAAGATCAAGTCTATTTTGAATGGAAAGTATATAATCACCTCGGGTAACGATTCAAGGGTTATTATATGGCAGACAGTTGACTTAGTGTCATCATCCAATGATGATCCTAAGCCTATATGTATCCTTCACGATCATACTTTGCCCGTGACAGATTTCCAGGTTTCTTCCAGTCAAGGAAAATTTCTATCATGTACTGATACGAAACTATTCACGGTATCCCAAGATGCTACGATTAGGTGCTACGATTTGAGTCTAATAGGcagcaaaaagaaacaggAAGCAAACGAAAATGACGTTAGTATTGGCAAAGCACCTGTATTGCTTGCAACATTCACAACACCTAATGCTATCAAATCTATTGTTCTTGATCCTGCTGACAGAGCATGCTATATCGGTACTGCAGAAGGTTGTTTTTCACTGGATTTATTTTACAAACTAAAGGGTAATGCCATCGTTAATCTGTTACCATCCGCAGGTATGAACACAGTTCAAAAAAGTAGAGTTTTTTCCTTAGTACAACGTAACTTAGTGACTAGTAGCGGAAATCAGGATTTGGATGCACTATACGCAATGGGTCAACTTGTCTGTGACAATCTCCTAAATTCGAATGTGTCGTGTCTGGAAATATCAATGGATGGtacattattattaattgGTGACACGGAGGGAAAAGTTTCTATCGCGGAAATCTACTCAAAGCAGATCATTAGAACTATCCAAACTTTAACTACATCACAGGCTTCAGTTGGAGAGGTGACCAACCTCTTAGTCAACCCTTACAGACTCGAAAGTGGAAACCTACTATTTGAAGGAGAACCCAAGGACAAACAATCAAGTAATAGTAATGGCCACAACTCTATGAAGATACCAAACTTGCAAAGAGTTATTTTCGATGGTAAAAACAAGGGTCATTTACACGATATCTGGTACCAGATAGGAGAACCAGAAACAGAGACAGACCCCAGCCTTGCATTACCACTTAATCATTTTAATGCTTATTTGGAGCAGGTCAAAGCACAAGAATCCATTTTTACACATATCGGTAAGGTATCAAGTGACGTGAAAGTGATTGACAATGAAACCAATGTCACTCAATCCTTAGACGGCATTGCCGCtaaagatgaagaaattactGAACTTAAGGCCAACATAGAAGCGTTAACCCACGCCTACAAGGAGTTACGTGGTATGCACGAAAAGCTCTACGAGGAACACCAACAGGTGCTCGACAAGCAATAA
- the NPR1 gene encoding serine/threonine protein kinase NPR1 (Protein kinase~similar to YNL183C), which produces MSSLTRLLQEKRKNETSNSSPRTSADTLTTTPESQPLDVHSRNKSSSHIGSVSNGSSSDRNRAIVPVPGSVTTVTQIYSEEDSSSTAGSSFDDRNQFSSSFLNANFAHTASFYGTSAQSKDRFGSLINDQGAAGFSSHGGSLAAQNRITSRLSATSHTSGRAIPSLSSSIPYSVPNSNKDNNSSNSNSSSLSSSWLETYAGGMPNNISAIDSNVISSPKVDSVEPRFVISKQKLQKASMDSNNANATQSRSISRSGSFSSQLGNFFFSKNSKESSNPNSAGMSFSVNSNGPSPNIKNPNATNGSTPIPKPIRARQSSIYSASRQPTGSYTDNFYGSPSSVHDHLPPSQSVPRSQHSSIGDLKRFFKKSSNSNISSNNNNVIPNGSPLSSGIAVPSHSHSSSHFSAGNNSYSTSYNGNGDTIYSHNHGGSGIPFSKRYVKTGADLGAGAGGSVKLAQRISDNKIFAVKEFRTKFENESKRDYVKKITSEYCIGTTLNHPNIIETIEIVYENDRILQVMEYCEYDLFAIVMSNKMSYEEICCCFKQILTGVQYLHSIGLAHRDLKLDNCVINEKGIVKLIDFGAAVVFSYPFSKNLVEASGIVGSDPYLAPEVCIFAKYDPRPVDIWSSAIIFACMILKKFPWKIPKLRDNSFKLFCSGRDCDSLSSLVTRTPDPPSYDESHSTEKKKPESSSNNVSDPNNVNIGPQRLLHSLPEETQHIIARMIDLAPACRGNIEEIMEDPWIRSIDMCHLVEDGLSFKVVRGEDHHHTQVDQSEAHIAGLEKKKKKQNNQ; this is translated from the coding sequence ATGTCTTCATTAACTCGATTGttacaagaaaaacgaaaaaatgaaacgTCAAATTCATCACCGAGAACTTCAGCTGATACATTGACCACAACACCCGAGTCACAACCTCTTGACGTTCATTCTAGGAATAAGAGCAGCAGTCATATTGGTAGTGTGAGCAATGGCAGTAGCAGCGATCGCAATAGGGCTATCGTGCCAGTGCCTGGCAGTGTCACAACTGTTACTCAAATATACTCAGAGGAAGATTCATCATCTACGGCCGGTTCCTCTTTCGACGATAGAAATCAGTTTTCCTCCAGCTTCCTTAATGCAAACTTTGCTCACACCGCGTCATTCTATGGTACAAGTGCACAAAGTAAAGATAGATTCGGATCCCTAATAAATGACCAGGGTGCTGCAGGATTTTCCTCACATGGCGGTTCTCTTGCTGCACAGAATAGAATTACCAGTAGATTATCCGCCACGTCGCATACTTCAGGAAGGGCCATTCCTTCTTTGTCATCCAGTATACCTTACTCCGTGCCAAATTCTAACAAAGATAACAATAGCTCAAATAGCAACAGCTCctctttatcttcttcgtGGCTCGAAACATACGCGGGTGGTATGCCCAATAATATTTCTGCAATCGATTCTAACGTTATATCTTCTCCAAAAGTGGATAGTGTCGAACCACGTTTCGTTATTTCCaaacaaaaacttcaaaaagcATCGATGGATAGTAATAATGCCAATGCTACTCAATCAAGATCTATTTCCCGCTCAggttcattttcttcacaGCTTGggaattttttcttttccaaaaactCAAAAGAATCTTCAAATCCGAACTCTGCAGGCATGTCCTTTTCTGTCAATTCCAATGGCCCATCTCCGAACATTAAAAATCCTAACGCTACAAATGGTTCAACACCTATTCCCAAGCCTATCCGTGCAAGACAAAGCAGTATATATTCTGCATCAAGACAGCCAACTGGTTCCTATACGGATAATTTTTACGGCTCCCCCTCATCAGTACATGACCACTTACCTCCAAGTCAAAGTGTTCCAAGGTCGCAACATTCTTCCATTGGTGATTTAAAGAGgttcttcaaaaagagTTCTAACAGTAATATTTCCTCGAACAATAACAACGTGATCCCGAATGGATCACCTCTTTCTAGCGGAATTGCTGTTCCCTCGCATTCTCATTCATCGTCCCATTTTTCAGCAGGGAACAATTCGTATTCCACTAGTTATAACGGAAATGGGGATACTATCTATTCTCATAACCACGGTGGTTCGGGGATTCCGTTTTCGAAAAGGTATGTTAAAACTGGAGCAGATTTAGGTGCTGGAGCAGGCGGGTCTGTTAAATTGGCCCAAAGAATTTCAGataacaaaatatttgctGTGAAAGAGTTTAGAACTAAATTCGAAAATGAATCAAAAAGAGATTACGTCAAGAAAATTACATCCGAATACTGTATTGGTACGACTCTGAATCATCCCAATATTATTGAAACAATTGAAATCGTGTATGAAAATGATAGAATTTTGCAAGTTATGGAATATTGTGAATACGATTTGTTTGCTATCGTAATGAGTAATAAGATGTCATATGAAGAGATTTGTTGTTGCTTCAAACAAATACTTACCGGTGTACAATATTTGCATAGTATTGGCTTGGCTCACAGAGATTTAAAGCTGGATAATTGTGttataaatgaaaaaggtATTGTAAAATTAATCGATTTTGGAGCAGCTGTAGTATTTTCGTatccattttcaaaaaatcttgtGGAAGCAAGTGGAATTGTTGGCAGTGATCCATACTTGGCACCTGAAGTTTGTATATTTGCCAAGTATGACCCTCGTCCCGTAGATATCTGGTCTTCTGCAATTATTTTTGCATGTATGAtactgaagaaatttcCATGGAAAATCCCGAAACTAAGAGACAATTCATTCAAACTGTTTTGTTCCGGACGTGATTGCGACTCCTTGAGTAGTTTGGTGACAAGAACTCCTGACCCACCTTCCTATGACGAGTCGCACTcaacagaaaagaaaaaacctgaaagctcttctaATAATGTATCGGATCCTAATAATGTTAATATTGGGCCACAAAGATTACTGCATTCATTGCCAGAAGAAACTCAGCATATTATTGCACGCATGATTGATTTGGCACCCGCATGTAGAGGAAATATCGAAGAAATCATGGAAGATCCTTGGATTCGTAGCATTGATATGTGCCATTTGGTTGAAGATGGATTATCGTTCAAAGTGGTTAGAGGAGAAGACCATCATCATACACAAGTGGATCAAAGTGAAGCCCATATTGCAGGCctagaaaagaaaaagaaaaaacaaaataatcaATAA